CGATGGTGCGAGCCAGTTCGTTCTCCAGCGCATGCTGGTAGCGGGCGTTCTCCATGAAACGGCTGACCCCGAAGCCGGGATCCTGAGTCAGCATTTCAAGGCCGCTGCCGCTGCCTCTGGGCAAACCCTCGCCAGCCAGTTTCAGACGCGCGTTGTGCACCTCGGCTGACGGCACGCGCAGCGCGCCGGTGCCGACATCCAGCCGGTAGGGGATGGCCGCTTTCTCCAGCGCCGCCACGACCTGCGCCGCGTCGCGTTCTTCCAGGCTGCCGTACAGCAGGCTGAAATTGGGCGTGCGTGCCCACAACACGATGCCAATAGCGCTGGCGACGCACGCGGCAAGGGCAACCAGCAACACCGCCTGGCGCGAGGCCGGCAGCTTGATAAAGCCCTGGACCAGGGCAGCCGGAGTGCCCGGAGCAGGAACGGGTAAGGTCGATTCAGCCATTTTCTCGATTCCCTAACAGCAGCTGGTTCACACCGGCATGTTCATAACGTCCTGGTAGGCGGCCAGGAGCTTGTTGCGCACCTGAACCACCGCCTGGAATGACAGACTTGCCTTCTGGCCAGACACCATCACCTGCGCCAGACTGACGCGCTCGTCACCCTGCTCGAAGCGGGTCGACAGATCCTTGGAGGCGCCCTGCGCTTCGTTGACCTGCTTGACCAGGTCGCCAAGCACAGCTCCAAAGCTGTTTTGCGTCGCCTCACCCGGCGCCGAGACCGGTGCGGTGGGCTGCTCCATCTGCGCACGAAGGGCACGGATCTGCCCCAGCACC
The DNA window shown above is from Immundisolibacter sp. and carries:
- the fliE gene encoding flagellar hook-basal body complex protein FliE encodes the protein MSDLQINAVLGQIRALRAQMEQPTAPVSAPGEATQNSFGAVLGDLVKQVNEAQGASKDLSTRFEQGDERVSLAQVMVSGQKASLSFQAVVQVRNKLLAAYQDVMNMPV